From Daucus carota subsp. sativus chromosome 6, DH1 v3.0, whole genome shotgun sequence, the proteins below share one genomic window:
- the LOC108192964 gene encoding pentatricopeptide repeat-containing protein At4g30825, chloroplastic, translating to MAAIKFASLVESNDAQKLSFSGYVHTASVFVVIPFSKLKSIRVSRLDNVELSDPVLEKASKFSSEFKKGKRNIWMRFRSLSKVKELTSDGRNEAKGKNGETGVLLCDKDLSDGGNSLDFFGGDVDRDLSVERCNVMLEGYERISDGKAMEFFRWMRSKGKLKRNVKAYKVALRVLGRRQDWDGAEIMIREMVSESGCELNFQVFNTVIYACNKQGFAEIGGKWFRMMLDMGVRPNVATIGMLMSLYQKGLVVQEAEFTFSQMRNFRIMCQSAYSAMITIYTRLRLHEKAEEVIGLLKEDKVIMNKENWLVLINAYCQQGKLEKAELALISMHDAGFPPHIVAYNTMVTGYGKVFKMEAAQSIFQNLEKVGLKPDETTYRSMIEGWGRMDNYKEAEWYYQELKRLGFSPNSSNLYTMINLQAEHGDKDGAVRTLNEMIAMDCQYPSVLGILIQAYERAGKFDQVPSVVTGLFYEHVLINQTSCSILVMAYVKHRLVSDAVKVLQNKRWKDHIFEDNLYHLLICSCKEFGHLEDAIKLYGSMRNSSKPNLHILSTMIDIYTVMNQFKEAENLYIKLKSSGVALDMIAFSIVVRMYVKSGSLKDACSVLEIIDNRSDIVPDAYLLRDMLRIYQRLDMRDNLSGLYYKILKTGIPLDQEMYNCLINCCARALPVDELTRIFDEMLQHGFEPNTITFNVMLDVYGKCRLFRKVGRIYRLAKRRGLLDVVSYNTIVASYGKGKDLRNMSSTIGKMQFNGFSVSLEAYNCMLDAYGKEGEMEKFKDVLQRMKESCCASDHYTYNIMINIYGEKGWIEEVSDVLAELKESGLGPDLCSYNTLIKAYGIAGMVDEAVSMVKEMRENGIEPDKATYANLVTALRNNDMFLEAVKWSLWMKQMGF from the coding sequence ATGGCTGCTATAAAGTTTGCATCTTTAGTTGAATCAAATGATGCCCAGAAGCTTAGTTTTAGTGGGTATGTACATACAGCTTCCGTCTTTGTGGTGATTCCCTTTAGTAAGCTCAAGAGCATTAGGGTTTCTAGATTAGATAATGTTGAATTGTCTGACCCAGTTCTTGAAAAAGCCTCGAAATTTAGTAGTGAATTTAAGAAGGGTAAGAGGAATATTTGGATGAGGTTTCGGAGTTTGAGTAAGGTTAAAGAATTGACTAGTGATGGAAGAAATGAGGCGAAGGGCAAGAATGGGGAGACGGGTGTTTTGTTATGTGATAAAGATTTGAGTGATGGTGGGAATTCATTGGATTTTTTTGGTGGTGATGTTGATCGTGATTTGAGCGTTGAGCGGTGTAATGTTATGTTGGAGGGTTATGAGAGGATTAGTGATGGTAAAGCAATGGAGTTTTTTAGGTGGATGAGAAGTAAGGGGAAGTTGAAGCGGAATGTTAAGGCGTATAAGGTAGCGCTTCGTGTGTTGGGGAGGCGACAGGATTGGGATGGGGCGGAGATTATGATAAGGGAGATGGTTAGTGAATCAGGGTGTGAACTTAACTTTCAGGTTTTTAATACTGTGATTTATGCTTGTAACAAGCAAGGGTTTGCTGAGATTGGTGGGAAGTGGTTTCGTATGATGTTGGACATGGGAGTTCGGCCTAATGTGGCAACAATTGGTATGCTCATGAGTCTTTACCAGAAGGGGTTGGTGGTTCAGGAGGCAGAGTTTACTTTTTCACAGATGAGGAATTTTCGGATTATGTGTCAAAGTGCATACTCTGCCATGATTACTATATATACGCGTTTACGCTTGCATGAGAAGGCAGAAGAAGTAATTGGACTATTGAAAGAGGATAAGGTAATAATGAACAAGGAGAACTGGTTGGTTCTGATTAATGCGTATTGTCAGCAAGGGAAGTTAGAAAAAGCTGAGCTAGCATTGATTTCAATGCATGACGCTGGATTCCCCCCACATATTGTTGCATACAACACAATGGTCACGGGGTATGGGAAAGTTTTCAAGATGGAAGCTGCTCAGTCAATATTCCAGAACCTTGAAAAGGTTGGATTGAAACCTGATGAAACAACCTACAGGTCTATGATAGAAGGTTGGGGTCGGATGGACAACTACAAGGAGGCAGAGTGGTATTATCAGGAACTTAAACGTTTGGGATTTAGTCCAAACTCATCCAACTTGTATACGATGATTAATTTGCAAGCTGAGCACGGGGATAAAGACGGTGCAGTCAGAACCCTTAACGAAATGATAGCTATGGACTGCCAGTATCCTTCTGTCCTTGGCATTCTTATACAAGCATATGAGAGAGCTGGGAAGTTTGATCAAGTGCCTTCTGTAGTGACAGGATTATTCTACGAACATGTCCTTATTAATCAGACATCGTGCTCCATTCTGGTAATGGCCTACGTGAAACACAGGTTAGTATCTGATGCAGTGAAAGTTCTGCAAAACAAGCGGTGGAAGGATCACATATTTGAGGACAATCTGTACCATTTATTAATTTGTTCGTGCAAGGAGTTTGGTCATCTTGAGGATGCTATTAAGCTTTATGGTAGTATGCGAAACTCTTCAAAGCCTAATTTGCACATACTGTCCACGATGATCGACATTTACACTGTTATGAATCAATTCAAGGAGGCTGAAAACCTTTACATTAAGTTAAAGTCATCGGGTGTTGCCTTGGATATGATAGCCTTTAGCATTGTTGTAAGAATGTACGTGAAATCAGGATCTTTAAAGGACGCCTGCTCAGTTCTTGaaataatagataatagatCAGACATTGTCCCAGATGCTTATTTGCTCCGAGATATGCTGCGTATTTATCAACGACTTGACATGCGTGATAACTTGTCAGGCCTGTATTACAAAATCTTGAAAACTGGAATCCCGCTGGATCAAGAGATGTACAACTGCCTAATTAATTGTTGTGCTCGAGCATTGCCAGTTGATGAACTCACCAGAATATTTGATGAGATGCTCCAGCATGGCTTTGAACCTAACACCATTACATTCAATGTGATGCTCGATGTCTATGGTAAGTGTAGACTTTTTAGAAAGGTTGGAAGGATTTATAGGCTAGCTAAAAGAAGAGGTCTGCTTGATGTGGTATCTTACAatacaattgtagcttcatatgGTAAAGGTAAAGACTTGAGGAATATGTCGTCAACCATTGGAAAAATGCAATTCAATGGTTTCTCAGTTTCTCTTGAAGCATATAATTGTATGTTGGACGCCTATGGAAAAGAAGGAGAAATGGAGAAGTTTAAAGATGTATTGCAACGAATGAAGGAATCATGTTGTGCTTCTGATCACTATACGtataatattatgattaataTCTATGGGGAGAAAGGGTGGATTGAAGAAGTTTCTGACGTACTTGCTGAATTGAAAGAATCAGGACTAGGACCCGATTTGTGCAGTTATAATACATTGATAAAGGCATATGGAATTGCTGGAATGGTTGACGAGGCAGTGTCTATGGTTAAAGAAATGAGGGAAAATGGAATAGAACCTGATAAGGCGACATATGCCAACCTTGTAACTGCTCTTCGAAATAATGACATGTTTCTGGAGGCTGTTAAGTGGTCCTTGTGGATGAAGCAGATGGGTTTCTGA
- the LOC108227312 gene encoding putative cyclic nucleotide-gated ion channel 7 isoform X2, translating into MKRHGFTAEGKGNAGLSKHSASRSIRLGMKKRSQGLMTFSKSLRSGVTRAVFPEDLKVSREKIFDPQDKFLFFWNRLFVISSIISVYLDPLFFYLPVFENADMCLHIDRSLAHFIVTTRSIVDSFYIFRIALQFRTAYIAPSSRVFGRGELVIDPAQIANRYLHRYFIIDLLSILPLPQIAVWRVLQESGDADVLATKKALLILILLQWIPRFWRFLPLINDMKKTVGVVTESAWAGAAYYLLWFVLASHVVGSLWYILAVERKDACWEKACSTSNKCNKDFLYCGQAVTKEHIQWINENRLAIDRNCSAAADNPEFDYGIYARAISSGVTESEDLVSKYLFCLWFGLQNLSTLGQGLETSTFASEVIFSILVAIFGLILFALLIGNMQTYLQSLTVRLEEMRIKRRDSEQWMHHRVLPQELRERVRRYDQYKWLETRGVDEESIVGSLPKDLRRDIKRHLCLNLVKRVPMFENMDERLLDAVCERLKPSLYTQNTFIVREGDPVNEMLFIIRGRLESVTTDGGRTGFFNRGYLKEGDFCGEELLTWALDPKAISNLPSSTRTVRSLTEVEAFALPADELKFISSQFRKLHSRQVQHTFRFYSQQWRTWAASFIQAAWRRYARRKFLEIRRNEELSMEESDDNIAEEERALLKSTSRSKFKTTMLASRFAASALRGVQRLRSRGSLAGGELMKVPAKPREPDYTDDD; encoded by the exons ATGAAAAGACATGGATTCACTGCGGAGGGGAAGGGTAATGCCGGTCTCTCCAAACATAGCGCTTCAAGGTCTATTAGGTTGGGTATGAAAAAAAGATCGCAAGGACTGATGACTTTCAGCAAATCGTTGAGATCTGGAGTCACTAGAGCAGTTTTTCCAGAAGATCTAAAAGTGTCCAGGGAAAAAATATTTGATCCTCAAGACAAATTCCTCTTTTTTTGGAATAGGCTTTTTGTTATCTCTTCTATCATTTCGGTATACTTGGATCCCTTGTTCTTTTACCTTCCCGTATTCGAGAATGCGGATATGTGCCTCCATATCGATAGAAGTTTAGCACATTTTATTGTAACAACGCGAAGCATAGTTGACAGTTTCTACATTTTTCGCATAGCACTTCAATTTCGCACAGCTTATATTGCACCGTCGTCTCGGGTTTTTGGACGAGGTGAACTTGTGATAGACCCTGCACAAATAGCAAACAGATATTTGCATCGTTACTTCATCATTGATCTGCTTTCTATATTACCTCTACCTCAG ATTGCTGTGTGGAGGGTTCTCCAGGAATCAGGTGATGCAGATGTTTTGGCTACTAAAAAAGCTTTGTTAATCCTAATCTTGCTTCAGTGGATTCCTAGATTTTGGCGATTTTTACCACTAATCAATGATATGAAAAAGACCGTTGGTGTAGTTACTGAGTCAGCTTGGGCTGGTGCTGCATACTATCTGTTGTGGTTCGTGCTTGCTAGTCAT GTAGTTGGTTCTTTGTGGTACATATTAGCTGTGGAACGCAAAGATGCTTGTTGGGAGAAAGCTTGTAGTACTAGCAATAAGTGTAACAAAGATTTTCTGTACTGTGGGCAAGCAGTAACAAAAGAACACATACAATGGATAAATGAAAATCGACTTGCGATTGATAGGAACTGTTCCGCAGCTGCTGATAATCCAGAGTTTGATTATGGAATCTATGCACGGGCTATATCATCTGGTGTCACTGAATCTGAGGATCTTGTCTCTAAGTACTTGTTCTGTCTGTGGTTCGGACTACAAAACTTGAG CACACTTGGTCAGGGGCTTGAAACCAGTACATTTGCTTCAGAGGTCATATTTTCCATATTAGTGGCTATTTTTGGGCTCATTCTATTTGCTCTTCTGATCGGCAATATGCAG ACCTATCTTCAGTCTCTTACGGTTCGATTAGAGGAGATGAGAATCAAAAGGCGTGACTCAGAGCAGTGGATGCATCACAGAGTGCTTCCACAGGAGCTTAGGGAAAGAGTTAGGCGGTATGATCAATACAAGTGGCTGGAAACAAGAGGAGTTGATGAAGAGAGCATAGTTGGGAGTCTTCCAAAAGATTTAAGGAGGGATATCAAGCGGCATCTTTGTTTGAATTTGGTGAAAAGG GTTCCGATGTTTGAAAATATGGACGAACGCTTGCTAGATGCTGTTTGTGAGAGACTGAAACCAAGTTTATACACTCAGAATACATTTATAGTCCGGGAAGGTGATCCTGTTAATGAAATGTTGTTCATCATACGTGGACGCCTTGAGAGTGTAACCACAGATGGTGGGAGGACGGGTTTTTTCAACCGTGGATATTTGAAAGAAGGTGATTTTTGTGGTGAGGAACTCTTGACATGGGCATTGGATCCTAAGGCTATCTCGAACTTACCATCATCTACTCGAACTGTAAGGAGTTTGACAGAAGTAGAGGCATTTGCCTTACCAGCAGACGAGCTGAAGTTCATCAGTTCTCAATTCAGGAAACTCCACAGTAGACAAGTTCAGCACACTTTCCGTTTCTATTCACAACAGTGGAGGACTTGGGCTGCGAGCTTTATCCAAGCTGCATGGAGACGATATGCACGTAGAAAATTTTTGGAAATTCGTCGAAATGAAGAATTAAGCATGGAAGAGTCTGATGACAATATTGCAGAAGAAGAAAGAGCATTGCTTAAGAGTACTTcaagatcaaaattcaaaacaacCATGTTAGCATCAAGGTTCGCAGCTAGTGCTCTTCGCGGAGTTCAAAGACTCCGGTCAAGAGGCTCCTTAGCTGGAGGAGAATTGATGAAAGTACCAGCAAAACCTCGGGAACCTGACTATACTGATGATGATTGA
- the LOC108227312 gene encoding putative cyclic nucleotide-gated ion channel 7 isoform X3, giving the protein MHLDLQNVWLWQAKGRFCKIAVWRVLQESGDADVLATKKALLILILLQWIPRFWRFLPLINDMKKTVGVVTESAWAGAAYYLLWFVLASHVVGSLWYILAVERKDACWEKACSTSNKCNKDFLYCGQAVTKEHIQWINENRLAIDRNCSAAADNPEFDYGIYARAISSGVTESEDLVSKYLFCLWFGLQNLSTLGQGLETSTFASEVIFSILVAIFGLILFALLIGNMQTYLQSLTVRLEEMRIKRRDSEQWMHHRVLPQELRERVRRYDQYKWLETRGVDEESIVGSLPKDLRRDIKRHLCLNLVKRVPMFENMDERLLDAVCERLKPSLYTQNTFIVREGDPVNEMLFIIRGRLESVTTDGGRTGFFNRGYLKEGDFCGEELLTWALDPKAISNLPSSTRTVRSLTEVEAFALPADELKFISSQFRKLHSRQVQHTFRFYSQQWRTWAASFIQAAWRRYARRKFLEIRRNEELSMEESDDNIAEEERALLKSTSRSKFKTTMLASRFAASALRGVQRLRSRGSLAGGELMKVPAKPREPDYTDDD; this is encoded by the exons ATGCATCTAGATTTACAAAATGTTTGGTTATGGCAGGCCAAGGGACGATTTTGTAAG ATTGCTGTGTGGAGGGTTCTCCAGGAATCAGGTGATGCAGATGTTTTGGCTACTAAAAAAGCTTTGTTAATCCTAATCTTGCTTCAGTGGATTCCTAGATTTTGGCGATTTTTACCACTAATCAATGATATGAAAAAGACCGTTGGTGTAGTTACTGAGTCAGCTTGGGCTGGTGCTGCATACTATCTGTTGTGGTTCGTGCTTGCTAGTCAT GTAGTTGGTTCTTTGTGGTACATATTAGCTGTGGAACGCAAAGATGCTTGTTGGGAGAAAGCTTGTAGTACTAGCAATAAGTGTAACAAAGATTTTCTGTACTGTGGGCAAGCAGTAACAAAAGAACACATACAATGGATAAATGAAAATCGACTTGCGATTGATAGGAACTGTTCCGCAGCTGCTGATAATCCAGAGTTTGATTATGGAATCTATGCACGGGCTATATCATCTGGTGTCACTGAATCTGAGGATCTTGTCTCTAAGTACTTGTTCTGTCTGTGGTTCGGACTACAAAACTTGAG CACACTTGGTCAGGGGCTTGAAACCAGTACATTTGCTTCAGAGGTCATATTTTCCATATTAGTGGCTATTTTTGGGCTCATTCTATTTGCTCTTCTGATCGGCAATATGCAG ACCTATCTTCAGTCTCTTACGGTTCGATTAGAGGAGATGAGAATCAAAAGGCGTGACTCAGAGCAGTGGATGCATCACAGAGTGCTTCCACAGGAGCTTAGGGAAAGAGTTAGGCGGTATGATCAATACAAGTGGCTGGAAACAAGAGGAGTTGATGAAGAGAGCATAGTTGGGAGTCTTCCAAAAGATTTAAGGAGGGATATCAAGCGGCATCTTTGTTTGAATTTGGTGAAAAGG GTTCCGATGTTTGAAAATATGGACGAACGCTTGCTAGATGCTGTTTGTGAGAGACTGAAACCAAGTTTATACACTCAGAATACATTTATAGTCCGGGAAGGTGATCCTGTTAATGAAATGTTGTTCATCATACGTGGACGCCTTGAGAGTGTAACCACAGATGGTGGGAGGACGGGTTTTTTCAACCGTGGATATTTGAAAGAAGGTGATTTTTGTGGTGAGGAACTCTTGACATGGGCATTGGATCCTAAGGCTATCTCGAACTTACCATCATCTACTCGAACTGTAAGGAGTTTGACAGAAGTAGAGGCATTTGCCTTACCAGCAGACGAGCTGAAGTTCATCAGTTCTCAATTCAGGAAACTCCACAGTAGACAAGTTCAGCACACTTTCCGTTTCTATTCACAACAGTGGAGGACTTGGGCTGCGAGCTTTATCCAAGCTGCATGGAGACGATATGCACGTAGAAAATTTTTGGAAATTCGTCGAAATGAAGAATTAAGCATGGAAGAGTCTGATGACAATATTGCAGAAGAAGAAAGAGCATTGCTTAAGAGTACTTcaagatcaaaattcaaaacaacCATGTTAGCATCAAGGTTCGCAGCTAGTGCTCTTCGCGGAGTTCAAAGACTCCGGTCAAGAGGCTCCTTAGCTGGAGGAGAATTGATGAAAGTACCAGCAAAACCTCGGGAACCTGACTATACTGATGATGATTGA
- the LOC108227312 gene encoding putative cyclic nucleotide-gated ion channel 7 isoform X1 produces the protein MFGYGRPRDDFVRLEDHDSGPSVTDKSGMKRHGFTAEGKGNAGLSKHSASRSIRLGMKKRSQGLMTFSKSLRSGVTRAVFPEDLKVSREKIFDPQDKFLFFWNRLFVISSIISVYLDPLFFYLPVFENADMCLHIDRSLAHFIVTTRSIVDSFYIFRIALQFRTAYIAPSSRVFGRGELVIDPAQIANRYLHRYFIIDLLSILPLPQIAVWRVLQESGDADVLATKKALLILILLQWIPRFWRFLPLINDMKKTVGVVTESAWAGAAYYLLWFVLASHVVGSLWYILAVERKDACWEKACSTSNKCNKDFLYCGQAVTKEHIQWINENRLAIDRNCSAAADNPEFDYGIYARAISSGVTESEDLVSKYLFCLWFGLQNLSTLGQGLETSTFASEVIFSILVAIFGLILFALLIGNMQTYLQSLTVRLEEMRIKRRDSEQWMHHRVLPQELRERVRRYDQYKWLETRGVDEESIVGSLPKDLRRDIKRHLCLNLVKRVPMFENMDERLLDAVCERLKPSLYTQNTFIVREGDPVNEMLFIIRGRLESVTTDGGRTGFFNRGYLKEGDFCGEELLTWALDPKAISNLPSSTRTVRSLTEVEAFALPADELKFISSQFRKLHSRQVQHTFRFYSQQWRTWAASFIQAAWRRYARRKFLEIRRNEELSMEESDDNIAEEERALLKSTSRSKFKTTMLASRFAASALRGVQRLRSRGSLAGGELMKVPAKPREPDYTDDD, from the exons ATGTTTGGTTATGGCAGGCCAAGGGACGATTTTGTAAG GTTGGAGGATCATGATTCTGGGCCATCAGTTACAGACAAAAGTGGAATGAAAAGACATGGATTCACTGCGGAGGGGAAGGGTAATGCCGGTCTCTCCAAACATAGCGCTTCAAGGTCTATTAGGTTGGGTATGAAAAAAAGATCGCAAGGACTGATGACTTTCAGCAAATCGTTGAGATCTGGAGTCACTAGAGCAGTTTTTCCAGAAGATCTAAAAGTGTCCAGGGAAAAAATATTTGATCCTCAAGACAAATTCCTCTTTTTTTGGAATAGGCTTTTTGTTATCTCTTCTATCATTTCGGTATACTTGGATCCCTTGTTCTTTTACCTTCCCGTATTCGAGAATGCGGATATGTGCCTCCATATCGATAGAAGTTTAGCACATTTTATTGTAACAACGCGAAGCATAGTTGACAGTTTCTACATTTTTCGCATAGCACTTCAATTTCGCACAGCTTATATTGCACCGTCGTCTCGGGTTTTTGGACGAGGTGAACTTGTGATAGACCCTGCACAAATAGCAAACAGATATTTGCATCGTTACTTCATCATTGATCTGCTTTCTATATTACCTCTACCTCAG ATTGCTGTGTGGAGGGTTCTCCAGGAATCAGGTGATGCAGATGTTTTGGCTACTAAAAAAGCTTTGTTAATCCTAATCTTGCTTCAGTGGATTCCTAGATTTTGGCGATTTTTACCACTAATCAATGATATGAAAAAGACCGTTGGTGTAGTTACTGAGTCAGCTTGGGCTGGTGCTGCATACTATCTGTTGTGGTTCGTGCTTGCTAGTCAT GTAGTTGGTTCTTTGTGGTACATATTAGCTGTGGAACGCAAAGATGCTTGTTGGGAGAAAGCTTGTAGTACTAGCAATAAGTGTAACAAAGATTTTCTGTACTGTGGGCAAGCAGTAACAAAAGAACACATACAATGGATAAATGAAAATCGACTTGCGATTGATAGGAACTGTTCCGCAGCTGCTGATAATCCAGAGTTTGATTATGGAATCTATGCACGGGCTATATCATCTGGTGTCACTGAATCTGAGGATCTTGTCTCTAAGTACTTGTTCTGTCTGTGGTTCGGACTACAAAACTTGAG CACACTTGGTCAGGGGCTTGAAACCAGTACATTTGCTTCAGAGGTCATATTTTCCATATTAGTGGCTATTTTTGGGCTCATTCTATTTGCTCTTCTGATCGGCAATATGCAG ACCTATCTTCAGTCTCTTACGGTTCGATTAGAGGAGATGAGAATCAAAAGGCGTGACTCAGAGCAGTGGATGCATCACAGAGTGCTTCCACAGGAGCTTAGGGAAAGAGTTAGGCGGTATGATCAATACAAGTGGCTGGAAACAAGAGGAGTTGATGAAGAGAGCATAGTTGGGAGTCTTCCAAAAGATTTAAGGAGGGATATCAAGCGGCATCTTTGTTTGAATTTGGTGAAAAGG GTTCCGATGTTTGAAAATATGGACGAACGCTTGCTAGATGCTGTTTGTGAGAGACTGAAACCAAGTTTATACACTCAGAATACATTTATAGTCCGGGAAGGTGATCCTGTTAATGAAATGTTGTTCATCATACGTGGACGCCTTGAGAGTGTAACCACAGATGGTGGGAGGACGGGTTTTTTCAACCGTGGATATTTGAAAGAAGGTGATTTTTGTGGTGAGGAACTCTTGACATGGGCATTGGATCCTAAGGCTATCTCGAACTTACCATCATCTACTCGAACTGTAAGGAGTTTGACAGAAGTAGAGGCATTTGCCTTACCAGCAGACGAGCTGAAGTTCATCAGTTCTCAATTCAGGAAACTCCACAGTAGACAAGTTCAGCACACTTTCCGTTTCTATTCACAACAGTGGAGGACTTGGGCTGCGAGCTTTATCCAAGCTGCATGGAGACGATATGCACGTAGAAAATTTTTGGAAATTCGTCGAAATGAAGAATTAAGCATGGAAGAGTCTGATGACAATATTGCAGAAGAAGAAAGAGCATTGCTTAAGAGTACTTcaagatcaaaattcaaaacaacCATGTTAGCATCAAGGTTCGCAGCTAGTGCTCTTCGCGGAGTTCAAAGACTCCGGTCAAGAGGCTCCTTAGCTGGAGGAGAATTGATGAAAGTACCAGCAAAACCTCGGGAACCTGACTATACTGATGATGATTGA